GCGCGGGCGCCGGCTCAAGGGCGGCGAGGTCATCGTCGAGGCGAAGCTCGCCGATGTGCTCGGCATCTCGCGGACGCCGCTGCGCGAGGCGCTGCAGCGGCTGGAGGGCGAGGGCCTGGTGGTGAAGGCCGCCAACCGCTCCTTCATGGTGCGCAATGTCGATCTCGGCGAATATCTTCAGAGCCTGAAGGTGCGCGAACTGCTCGAGGGCGAGGCGGCGGCGCTCGCCGCGGGCCGGTTGTCGCAGGCGAAGCTCGCCATGGTCCATCGCGAGATCGATGAGTTGATGGCGGCGACGACCTATCACACCGACGCTCACTGGCGCTCCGACGACAATGTCCACGGCCTCTATATCGACGGCTGCGGCAATGCCGTGATGGGGCAGATGATCCGCTCGCTGCGGGTGACGACGCGGCTGTTCGAGATCGCCCGGCTCGCCGACCGCGTCGGGCAGGATGCAGTCGAGCATCTCGAGATCG
This portion of the Bosea sp. OAE506 genome encodes:
- a CDS encoding GntR family transcriptional regulator, which produces MTLTEPGETPEQTGGYNLSNLAYKAVSDMVRGRRLKGGEVIVEAKLADVLGISRTPLREALQRLEGEGLVVKAANRSFMVRNVDLGEYLQSLKVRELLEGEAAALAAGRLSQAKLAMVHREIDELMAATTYHTDAHWRSDDNVHGLYIDGCGNAVMGQMIRSLRVTTRLFEIARLADRVGQDAVEHLEIVVALEAEDPKRARKAAQAHIKSLSRFSLDNIS